The DNA sequence AGCCTCGGTCGCTTCAGCTGCGACGCTTCAGGACGTGAAGGGAAAAGGTTTCGTCACCTGCGGCGTAAGCGCCGGCATTCCGGGATTTTCCAATCCCGATGACAAGGGCGAATGGTCCGGCATCGACGTGGACTATTGCCGTGGTATTGCCACAGCGGTTTTCGGTGACCCTTCCAAGGCGAAGTTTGTCGCTCTTTCGAGCAAGGACCGCTTTCCGGCTCTCCAGTCCGGCGAAGTCGACGTTCTGACCCGTAACACCACCTGGACGATCAGCCGCGACACCTCTCTCGGCTTCAACTTCCGTACCGTCAACTATTATGACGGCCAGGGCTTCATCGCCAAAAAGGGCCTCAACGTGAAGTCCGCGCTTGAGCTTTCCGGCGCCGCCGTCTGCGTTCAGACCGGCACGACCACCGAGCTCAATCTCGCCGACTATTTCAAGACCAACAATCTGCAATACAACCCGGTCGTTTTCGAAAAGGAAGCCGACGCAACCTCTGCCTATGATTCCGGCCGTTGCGACGTCTACACCACCGACCAGTCCGGTCTCTATGCTATCCGCCTGAAGCTGAAGAACCCGGAAGACAACATCGTTCTTCCGGAAGTCATCTCCAAGGAACCGCTTGGACCGGCCGTTCGTCAGGGTGACGACCAGTGGTTCGACATCGTGACCTGGGTTCACTACGCCATGGTCAATGCAGAAGAACTGGGCATCACCTCCAAGAACGTCGATGAGCAGAAGTCCAGCGCCAATCCGGATATCAAGCGTCTGCTCGGCACCGAAGAAGGCACCAAGATCGGTACCGACCTCGGCGTAACCAACGACTGGGCCTACAACATCGTCAAGCTGGTGGGTAACTACGGCGAAGTCTTCGACCGCAACGTCGGTGCCGGCTCGCCGCTGAAGATCGAGCGTGGCCAGAACGCGCTGTGGACCAAGGGCGGCCTGCAATACGCACCGCCGGTCCGTTGATCGACCCCATCATCGGCTAGATCATGACAGGAGGCTGGGCAACGCCCGGCCTCCATTTTAAAATTATATAAATAAGCTCGCAAAGAGCATATAAAAGGGAAAGGTGCCTA is a window from the Agrobacterium tumefaciens genome containing:
- a CDS encoding amino acid ABC transporter substrate-binding protein — translated: MKKAILSAAIGAAVLGGASVASAATLQDVKGKGFVTCGVSAGIPGFSNPDDKGEWSGIDVDYCRGIATAVFGDPSKAKFVALSSKDRFPALQSGEVDVLTRNTTWTISRDTSLGFNFRTVNYYDGQGFIAKKGLNVKSALELSGAAVCVQTGTTTELNLADYFKTNNLQYNPVVFEKEADATSAYDSGRCDVYTTDQSGLYAIRLKLKNPEDNIVLPEVISKEPLGPAVRQGDDQWFDIVTWVHYAMVNAEELGITSKNVDEQKSSANPDIKRLLGTEEGTKIGTDLGVTNDWAYNIVKLVGNYGEVFDRNVGAGSPLKIERGQNALWTKGGLQYAPPVR